TCCGGCTGCTGGAAACCACGGCAGCCCCGGTCGTCGTGGATGCCGATGCGCTCCATGCCCTGATCGGGCAGACGGACCTCCTGCGGCGCCGGGCAGGCAGGCGCTGGATACTGACACCCCATGATGGCGAATTTCGCCGATTGTTCGGCGGGGCATTCGACGAAGCAAACATCGATCCCGCCGACCGGATGGCTGCGGCGCGGTATGTCGCGGATACGTACGACTGCGTGCTGGTGCTCAAAGGATATCCCGCCCTTGCGGCGGCGCCTGACGGCAGCACCTGGATCAACGCCACTGGCGGACCAGCGCTGGCGGCAGCAGGCACGGGGGACGTGCTGGCCGGTATATGCGGCGGCCTGCTGGCGCAGGGATTGTCGGTGGAACAGGCTGCCATAGCGGGTCTGCACCTTGGAGGCGCCGCCGCAGACCGGTACGCTGCAAAACGAGCGGGGCGATCGCTGCGGGCCACCGACCTCCTCGACGAATTGCCGTTCGCGATGAAAGAACGCCTCGGCGTGGGATAACACGTAGAAAAAGAAGCACGCCACTCGGGGAAATTGTCGGAATTCATAATACGAATTCACGGAACCGGGCGTTTTTCCGTATGTTAGGGGTAATGTGGGTTTGTGTGCGGTATGGCGATATGTAAGGTTCCAACCGAAAAATGCATAAAACGCACATGAAACCAGTGTATGGGCGCTTGACAGCACGGTAAATTTTCCGACACCCTGATCCGTATCCCAAACTATCCGGGGACAGCGACATGGCTTTGCACAAGGAAGACAAGTTCAACTTGAAGAACAAATACACGCTTTATATGGAGGCGGGCCTGATCGTCACGCTGGGCATTCTCATCGTTGCCTTCCGCGCCGACTGGTCCAACAAGAGCGATTTCGAGATCGTGCTTCCGGAACAGGAGCAGATCACCATGGAGGAAATCCAGCAAACGCAGCAAATCGAGCAACCCCCTCCGCCGCCGAAACCGCCCGTCCCCGTAGAGGTGCCGAACGATGAAATTCTCGAGGATGATATCCTTGACCTCGATGCTTCGCTGGACCTCGATGCCCCTGCGGCCGCCCTGCCCCCGCCACCGCCGCCACCGGAGGAAGAGGATGAAGAGCCTGAGATCTTCGTAATCGTGGAGCAGATGCCTGAACCGATCGGGGGTATAGCTGCCATACAGGCCGAAGTAAAATACCCCGAGATCGCCCGTAAGGCCGGCGTGGAAGGACGCGTATTTTTGCAATTCGTCGTCAACGAACAGGGCAACGTGCAGGATGTGGTTGTCTCCCGGGGTATTGGCGCCGGCTGTGACGAGGAAGCCATCCGTGCCGTGGAGCAGGCGAAGTTCACGCCCGGTA
The Bacteroidetes bacterium SB0662_bin_6 DNA segment above includes these coding regions:
- a CDS encoding energy transducer TonB gives rise to the protein MALHKEDKFNLKNKYTLYMEAGLIVTLGILIVAFRADWSNKSDFEIVLPEQEQITMEEIQQTQQIEQPPPPPKPPVPVEVPNDEILEDDILDLDASLDLDAPAAALPPPPPPPEEEDEEPEIFVIVEQMPEPIGGIAAIQAEVKYPEIARKAGVEGRVFLQFVVNEQGNVQDVVVSRGIGAGCDEEAIRAVEQAKFTPGKQRGKPVKVRMSLPITFKLK